Below is a genomic region from Microbacterium sp. KUDC0406.
GTCGGATGCCGCCGGACAAGCCGCTGATCGTCGCCACGAGCCCCGCGGATCAGCGCGCCGAGTCGTACCGCACCCTGCGCACCAACATGCAGTTCCTGCACCCCGACGGCACGACCGGCGTCTTCGTCGTCACCAGTGCCGGGCCCGGTGAGGGCAAGTCCACCACCGCCGCGAACCTCGCGATCAGCATCGCCGAGACCGGCAGGCGGGTGGTGCTCATCGATGCCGATCTGCGCCTGCCGCGCGTGGCCGGCCTGTTCGGCGTCGAGGGCGGCATCGGGCTCAGCGACGTGCTCGTCGGGCGGTTCCGCCTCAACGATGTGCTGCAGCGCTGGCAGCGGGGAACGCTGTTCCTGCTGCCGTCGGGAACCATCCCGCCCAATCCCGCCGAGCTGCTCGGATCCGGCGCGATGGACACGCTGCTGAAGGACCTCGCCGCGGCCTTCGACGTCATCATCATCGACAGCCCGCCGGTGCTCCTGGTCACCGACGCCGCCGTCGTGTCGCGCTTCGCCACCGGTGCGATCGTCGTCGTCGCCGCGGGCACGACGCACCGGCCGCGGCTCGTCGACGCCGTGCGCACCATCGAGGCCGCCGGCCCCCGCGTGCTCGGCACCGTGATCACGATGCTGCCGCCGAGCCGGGCCGACAGGGCCGGCTACGGCACGCAGGAGCGCACCGCCTGGGCGCAGCGCTGATCAGCGGCATCCGAGCGTTCGCCGAGACTGTGCGACAATCAGACCGATAAGCCGGGGAAGAGGAACACACTCACGTGGAGCTACGCGATTACGTGCGCATCGCACGCAAGAACTGGATCCTGATTCTGGTGCTCCTGCTCGCCGGGCTCGGCGGCGGGGCGGTCTACGCGTTCGCGCAGACGCCCAAGTACGTCGCATCCACCCAGCTGTACGTGTCGGTGCGCACCGAGGGCGCCGCCACCGGCGACCTGGTGCAGGGCACGACGTTCGCGCGCCAGATGGTCACCAGCTACGTCGACATCGTGAACACCGCGCTGGTGCTCGAACCGGTCATCGACAAGCTCGGGCTCGACGTCAGCGCCACCGCGCTCAGCAAGGAGATCTCGGCCACGGCGCCGCTGAACACCGTGCTGATCGACATCTCGGTCACCAACAGCGACCCCGAGCGCGCCGCGAAGATCGCGAACGCGGTCGCCGAGAGCTTCACCGACGCCGTGCAGGGCACGCTCGAGAAGCCGACCGCAGAAGACGCCTCCAGCCCTGTGCAGATCAACGTCACCGAGCCCGCCACCGCCCCCACCGCGGCCAGCAGTCCCAACGTGCGCATGCTGATCCTGCTCGGCGGCCTGCTCGGACTGGCTCTCGGCATCGGCATCGCCCTGCTGCGCACAGTGCTCGACAACCGCATCCACACGCTCAGCGATCTCGAGGGCATCACCGAGAAGCCGGTGCTGGGCGGCATCGCCTTCGACCCCGAGGCGCCGAAGCGACCGCTGATCGTGCACGCCGACCCGCGCAGCCCCCGCGCGGAGTCGTTCCGCTCGCTGCGCACCAACCTGCAGTTCCTCGACGTCGAGGGCGGCCCCCGCATCTTCGTGATCTCCAGCGCCGGCCCCGGCGAGGGCAAGTCGACCACGACCGCCAACCTGGCCATCGCACTCGCCGAGACCGGCGCCAGAGTGGCCCTCATCGACGGCGACCTGCGCCTGCCCCGCATCGCGGACTACATGGGTCTCGAGGGCGGTGTCGGACTCACCGACGTGCTGATCGGCAAGATGGAGGTCGCCGACGCCCTGCAGAAGTGGGGCTCCAACGAGCTGTACGTGCTGGCCAGCGGCCGCGTGCCGCCGAACCCCAGCGAGCTGCTCGGCTCGGCCGCCATGGACCAGGTGCTGCAGCCCCTCGGCCAGTACTTCGACTACGTGCTCATCGACGCCCCGCCCCTGCTGCTGGTCACCGACGCCGCGGTCATCGGCCGCAAGACCCGCGGGATCATCCTCGTCGCCGCATCCGGCAGGACGAAGAAGCAGGAGCTGGCCGGCGCGGTGCAGGCGCTCGAGACCGCCGGCGTCGGCCTGCTCGGCACCGTCGTGACGAAGCTGCCGACCAAGGGCCCCGACAGCTACGGCTACGGCGCATACACCTACGGGACGACCCACGACATGGACCAGGCGCCCATCGAGATGACCGGTGGCCTGCCCCGGCCCGCCGGCACCAAGCGCGGGGCAAAGGCCCGCGCCTGACCCGCGCCTGACCCGGGGCCGTCGGGGCATTCCCCCAGGTGCATACGAGAGAATGAGTGCATGACCGACCTCTTCGCGCCTGAGCCGGTGCCGACCCGCGTCAAGCGCCGCCGGTGGCCCTGGGTGATCGTCTTCACGATCGTCGCCCTGCTCATCGCCGTGGCCGCGGCCGCCTTCGTCTACATCTCGCACCTGTCGTCGCTCTACGACCAGGCCGAGAAGCTGCCCGACTCGCAGGTCTTCCCCGACCCGACCACGCGCCCCACCGTTCCCGCCGCGAACCCGGATGCCACGAACATCCTGCTGCTGGGATCGGACACGCGGGGCTCGATGGGCAAGGATGTCGAGGACATCCGGGGGCAGCGCTCCGACACGATCATGCTCGTGCACATCCCGTCCGACCGCTCCGGGGTGCAGGTCACCTCGATCATGCGCGACAACTGGGTGCCGATCCCCGGGCACGGCGAGAACAAGATCAACGCGGCGCTCGCGTTCGGCGGCGTGCCGCTGCTGGTGGAGACCATCGAAGACATCGTCGACGTGCCGATCGACCACGTCGCGATCGTCGACTTCGAGGGCTTCAAGGGCCTGTCCGAGGCCGTGGACGGCGTCACCCTGAACAACGCCATCGCGTTCTCGTCGAACGGTCACAGGTATGAGCAGGGGCAGATCACTGTCAAGGGCGACGACGCTCTCAACTACGTGCGCGCCCGCTACCCGTTCACCGACGGCGACTACCAGCGCGTGCGCAACCAGCAGGCGTTCGTGAAGGGCCTGGTGGCGAAGGTCATCAGCAAGGACACTCTGACCAACCCGGCGCGCATCGCCGACTCGGTGGGCGCGATCTCGAAGTTCCTCGCCGTCGACTCGGGTCTGACCTCGCAGGTCGCCGCTCAGCTGGGCCTCGAGATGAAGGACCTCCGCGCCGACGACATCCAGTTCCTCACCTCGCCGACCACCGGCACCGGGATGATCGGCGACCAGTCGGTCGTGCTGCCCGACTGGGACGGCCTGCGGGCGCTGTCGGAGGCGCTGAAGAACGACACGGTGCCGGAGTACGCGGCGACGCAGAAGTAGGGGCTTCAGGGGGCGCTGAGAGCGTTTCGTCTCGCTCGTTCCTCGCTCGCTGGCCACAGGATGGAGCCCCGGGGTCGTTGAGCGAGCGCCAGCGAGACGAAACGTCGCGACGTCTCTGACGGACGCAGCGCGTTTCGTCTCGCTCGTTCCTCGCTCGCTCAACGACCGGGCGATTTCGCGAGTTGTCCACTGATCGAGGGTTCACCGGCAACGCCGTGATGCGGTGTGCGTCAGAATCGTTCGCATCCCGATTCGCTGTGACGCACAATGGAGATATGTACATGTCCGCCGAACTCATCGCGACCCTGTCGGCGTTCATCACGCTCGGAATCGGCATGTTCGCCGGCTTCGCGTGGGTACTGCATCGCATGGACGCCAAGTTCGACTCGCTCGATCACAAGATCGACGGTGTCGGAGCGGGGCTCACCACGCGCATCGACGACAAGACCGACAGCCTCGAGGCGAAACTCATGACTCGCATCGACGACAAGACCGACAGCCTCGAGGCGAAACTCATGACTCGCATCGATCAGGTCGACACCAAGCTGTCGACCCGGATCGACAGCGTGCAGTCCGAGCTCGTCGAAGTGAAGATCGCGATCGCGCGCATCGAACCGCCGCGGCATCTCATCGCCGCGCGCTGAGAGCGACCCCGGTCGTTGAGCGAGGGAGCGCCAGCGACCGAGACGAAACGCGCAGACCTCCGGGGAAGCTGAGAGCGTTTCGTCTCGCTCCTTCGTCGCTCGCTCAACGACCCGGGAGGGTCAGAGCGCGAGGCGCTCCTTGACCACGACGGCCAGGCGGTCGGCGTGCAGGCGTGCCGTCTCGGCATCCGCCGCCTCGACCATCACGCGCACCAGCGGCTCTGTGCCCGACGCGCGCAGCAGCACACGGCCGGTCTCGCCGAGCACCTGCTCGCAGTCGCGCACGGCATCGGCCACGGCCTGGTCGTCGACGCGGTTCTTGTCGACGCCCTTCACGTTCACGAGCACCTGCGGGTACACGGTCATGACCGACGCCAGCTCGGCCAGCGACCTGCCGGTGCGGGCCATCTCGGCCACCAGGTGCAGGCCGGTGAGCACGCCGTCGCCCGTGGTGGCGAACTCGCTCATGATCACGTGACCGGACTGCTCGCCACCGAGCGAGAAGCCGTTCGCGTTCATGTCCTCGAGCACGTACCGGTCGCCGACGGCAGTCTGGCGCACCGTGATGCCGTGCTCGCGCATCGCGACGTGCAGGCCCAGGTTGCTCATCACCGTGGCGACGAGCGTGTCGTCCTTCAGCTTGCCGCGCTGCTTCATCGAGACCGCGAGGATCGCCATGATCTGGTCGCCGTCGACGATGTTGCCGTCGGCGTCGACCGCCAGGCAGCGGTCGGCGTCGCCGTCGTGCGCGATGCCGACATCCGCCCCGACCCGCACGACCTCGGCGGCCAGCTTGTCGAGGTGGGTCGAGCCCACACCGTCGTTGATGTTGATGCCGTCGGGGTCGGCGCCGATCACGGTCACCTTCGCGCCCGCGGTGCTGAACGCCTCGGGCGAGGCACCGGATGCCGCGCCGTTGGCGCAGTCCAGCACCACGTGCAGGCCGTCCAGCCGGTGCGGCAGCGAACCGAGCAGGTGCAGCACGTAACGGTCCTCGGCATCCGAGAACCGGCGCACGAGACCCACCTCGGCGCCCTGCGGCTGGAGCTTGGGGCCGGTCATCGCCTCTTCGATGCGCTGCTCCACAACATCCGGCAGCTTCACTCCGCCGCGGGCGAAGATCTTGATGCCGTTGTCGGGCGCGGGGTTGTGCGACGCCGAGATCATCACGCCGAAGTCGGCGTCGATGTCGGAGATCAGGAACGCGGCGGCCGGGGTCGGCAGGGTGCCGGCATCCAGCACGTCGACGCCCGACGAGGCGAGACCCGCCTCGACGGCGGCGCTGAGGAAGTGCCCCGAGATGCGGGGGTCGCGGGCGACCACCGCAGTGAGACGCTTGCCGGCGGCCCTGCGAGCCTCGGCAATACGGCCCTGGCCCAGGACGACAGCAGTCGCCTGGGCCAGGGTGAGCGCAAGTCCGGCCGTGAGGGTCTCGCCATTGGCGAGACCCCGCACGCCGTCTGTACCGAACAGTGCCATGTAAGGAACTGGGCGGATCAGCGCTTCGAGTACTGAGGAGCCTTGCGGGCCTTCTTGAGACCGGCCTTCTTGCGCTCGATGACGCGGGCGTCGCGCGAGAGGAAGCCGGCCTTCTTCAGGGTCGGGCGGTTGTTCTCGACGTCGATCTCGTTCAGCGCACGGGCGATGCCCAGACGCAGAGCGCCGGCCTGGCCCGAGTCGCCGCCGCCCGAGATGCGGGCGATGACGTCGTAGGCGCCGGTGAGGTTCAGAACCGTGAACGGGTCGGTGATCAGCTGCTGGTGCAGCTTGTTCGGGAAGTAGTCCTCGAGGGTACGGCCGTTGACCGTGATCACGCCGGAGCCGGGGACGAGGCGCACGCGGGCGATGGCCTGCTTGCGACGGCCCACGGCTGCGCCGGGGACGCTGAGAACGCGCGGAGCGGCGGTCTCGACGACCTCGGACTCGGGAGTCGAGGTGGAGAAGTTCTGCGGGAAGTCGGTGGAGTCCTGGATTTCAGCCACGAGTATGTCCTTAGTGAGAAACGGCGCTTACTGGGCGACCTGGTCGAGGGTGTACGGCGTGGGCTGCTGCGCGGCGTGCGGGTGCTCGGCACCGACGTACACCTTCAGCTTGGTGAGCTGCTGAGCGCCCAGCTTGTTCTTCGGGAGCATGCCGCGGACGGCCTTCTCCACGGCGCGGACCGGGTTCTTCTCGAGGAGCTCGGAGTAGGTGGTCGACTTCAGACCGCCCGGGTAGCCCGAGTGGCGGTAGGCGATCTTCTTCTGGAGCTTCTGACCGGTGAGCGCGACCTTGTCGGCGTTCACGATGATGACGAAGTCACCCGAGTCGATGTGGTTCGCGAAGGTCGGCTTGTGCTTGCCACGCAGGAGGGCGGCGGCGTGCGAAGCCAGACGGCCGAGAACGACGTCGGTGGCGTCGATGACGACCCAGTCACGCTGAGCCTCGCCAGCCTTGGGGGTGTAAGTGCGCGTCACGATAGTGCTGCTTTCTTGGATTCGAACGGAGAGGTTCGTGAATCCCACTCCGGGGTGGTTCTCATCAAGGATGGGAACACGCCAGTGGAGGGCTCACGTTCGTCGCATCCGCCTTCGGACACACCGATGGCAGATACCAAAGGAACAGCTTACGGCATGCGGCACTGCCGCGCAAAACCGCTCAGTGCGCGCGCGACGCCGTCGCGCGGGTCGCCGTCACCAGGATGGGACGGTGGTCGCTGACCCCCTGTGGCAGGGTGTGCACGCTGTCGACCCGGAAGCCGACGGATGTCGCGAAGTCGTAGTGCCCGCGGAACACCCGGTACCGCGTGTACGTGCGCTCGTCGCTGAGGGTCAGCATGTAGCCGTGCTCGCGGATGGTCTGCCCCAGGTTCTCCTTGAACACGGGGTAGTTGTAGTCGCCCACCATCAGCACCGGCAGCCCGTGGCCCATCGTGTCGAGTTCGGCCAGCGCCGCGCGGATCTGCTCGCGCCGCAGCGAGTTCAGTGCGGTGAGGGGCGCCGCGTGGAACGACGCCGCGATGAACTCGTACCCGTCGTCGATGTCGTGCAGCCGCACGGCGACCACCCGCTCGTGCGCCGGCCGCGCGATGCGATCGTGCAGGGACTTCTTCAGCCCGATCGTGCGCACGTCCTGAGCCCGGTACATGTCCGGACGGTAGAAGAGCGCGATGCCGAGCCGATTGCCCGCGGTGGCATGCGCGAGCGTCATGCCGCCGATGTCCTCCGGCAGCGCTGCGACATCCGCCTCCTGCAGGCAGAGCAGGTCGGGCGTGTGCTCGGCGACGAGCGCCTCGAGCTCGTGCGCGGCCGCATGCTTGCGCAGGTTGTAGGAGATGATCCTCATCATCCGTCGCCCCCGTCTTCCAGGTCGCTGAGCAACCCTGGGTCACTGAGTCTGCCTGCGGGCAGGCTGCGGCGCCCGCGCGTCTGCTCGGCTCGGGCTGCCAGCAGTTCCTCTGCAGGATAACCGACCTCGGTGAGGCTCAGCCCGCGCGCGGCGAGCACCTTGAACGCGCTGGTGCGGGTGAGTTCGTCACGCAGCCGCACGACGTCGGCGACCTCGAGGCGCCCCTCCCCCACGGCCGCGCATGCGCCCACCAGCGCGCGCACCATGCTGTGGCAGAACGCGTCGGCCTTGACCTCGGCGACGAGCACGCCGTCGTCGTCTCTGCGCCACCGGTAGTCGAGCAGCGTGCGGATGGTGGTCGCCTCGGCCCGCGGCTTGCAGTACGCCGCGAAGTCGTGCAGTCCGATCAGGGTCTGCGCCGTCGGCATCCATCGCTTCGGCGTCGAGAGCGCCCTTCAGTGCCGTCGTGTCGTGGCGGCGCATCGGATCGTAGCCGCTGGTCGCGTCGGCGAGCCGGTACCGGTACCGGCGCCACACCGCCGAGAACCGGGCGTCGAAGCCCTCGGCCGCGATCGACGTGCGGGTCACCGTGACATCCGGGTAGGCGCCGAGCGCGCCCCGCATCCGATGCGCGAGCGATCCGGCCGGGTCGTCCGCGGCACGGCCATGGCGCGACTGCAGCCTGGCGTACTGCGCGTCGTCGAGATCGACGTGCGCCACCTGACCGGACGCGTGCACTCCGGCATCCGTGCGGCCCGCGACCACGAGCTGCGCGTCCGAGCCGACGATGCGCGCCAGCGCGGCCTCGAGCGTGCCCTGCACCGTGCGCAGGCCCGGCTGCTTCGCCCAGCCCCGGAAGTGGGTGCCGTCATAGGCGATGTCGAGACGGATGCGCACCGTTCCAGAGTACGGCCCGGTGGGACTTCCCCTCCCCGCTTCGAATCGCGCAACTTGCTGCTTCCGGCGGCGAAAGGCGGCAAGTTGCGCGATTCGAAAGTCGGAGGCTAGGCGGCCAGCTCCGTCCGCAGCACGTGCTTCATCACCTTGCCGGAAGGATTCCGCGGCAGCGCGTCGCGCACGATCAGCTCGCGCGGGATCTTGTACTTCGCGAGATGGTCGGCGAGGAACGCCCGCATATCGTCGAGCGACAGCTCGCCGGATGCCTCGACGACAGCCACCACGGTCTCGCCCCACTCCCCGTGCGGGCGTCCGACGATCGCGGCATCCGCGACGGACGGATGCTGCCGCAGCGCCTCCTCGACCTCGGGAGAGTAGACGTTCTCACCGCCGGTGATCACGACGTCCTTCAGCCGGTCGACGATGAACAGGTAGCCGTCGGCGTCGACGCGCGCGAGGTCGCCGGTGCGGTACCAGTCGCCGACGAACACGGCATCCGTCGCGGCGGCGTCGTTCAGGTACCCGGCCATCCGGGTCGCGGAGCGCATCCACAGCTCACCGGCCTCGTCCGCCGTGACGTCGGTGCCCTCGGCGTTCACGACGCGGATGTCGACGCCCGGCATGCCGCCGGCGCCGATCGACCCGGCCTTCTCGATCTGCTCGGCCGGGTACAGCGCCGACCCCACCGGGCCCATCTCGCTCATGCCGTAGACCTGGTAGAACGCATCGGTGCCGTATGCCTGCTGCAGCATGCGGACGGTCTCGGCGCCCATCGGCGCTCCGCCGTAGGCCCAGAGCCGCATCGACGAGAGGTCGAAGTCGGCGAGGCTCCTCCCGACGGAGGGCAGCACCTTCAGCGGCGCGAGATAGGCGATCGGCGCCCCGAAGAACGCCGTGACCCGGTGCTGCTGCACGGTCTGAAGGAAGTGCACCGGGTGGTACTCCTTCAGCAGCACGACCGTGCCGCCGAGGTACATCATCGACAGGAACCAGTTGTTCAGCGGTGAGGCGTGCCAGATCGGCATCGCGATGAGGAAACGGTCGTCGCGCTGCAGCCCGACCGCGGCGGTCGTGTACGCGGGCACGTTCGCGAGACCCGCGTGCGTGTGCAGGCATCCTTTCGGGCTGCTCGTGGTGCCCGAGGTGTAGAGCACCTGGGCGATGGCGTCGCCTTCGACCTCGACGCCGTCCCACTCCCCGGCTGCGGCGACGAGGGTGTCGAACTCACCCGTGCCGTCGTCGGCGATCGTCAGCACCCGTGCATCCGGAGCGCCCTCGCGCACCCTGTCCTCGAGATCGACGTCGGCGACGACGACCTTCAGCCCGGCGTGCGCGGCGACGTAGGCGACCTCGCGGGCGGTGAACTTGTGGTTGATCGGCACCAGTGCCGCGCCCGCGCGCCACAGGCCGAAGGCCGCGACGGCGAAGGCCGGCGTGTTGAAGGCCATCACGCCGACCCGGTCGCCGGGCTGCACGCCGGCCTCGCGGAACACCGTGGCGGCGCGGCGTGAGGCGGCCAGCAGCTGCTGGTAGTCGAGGGTGCCGAGGTCGGAGACGATCGCGGGCTTGTCGGGAAAGGTGCGGGCGGAGCGCTCCAGCATCCAGGTCAGGTTCATCGGGTCCTCACGTCGTCGTGTCGGGGTTCGGCGGCATTGCCTCAGGTGTTGAATCGTGATTCAATACGGACATTGAATCACGATTCAATCGAGTTGTGAACCGCGGCAGAACCGAGCGAAGGAGCACGGATGGCACAGCGTCGCGAAGCAGGGCGCCGGGAGGACCTCATCGAGGCCGCCACGGCGATCGTGCGGGATTCCGGGTTCGGAGCAGCGTCGGTGAAGGCCGTCACGGCGCGCGCCGGCATGAGCGCCGGGCTGCTGTACAGCTACGCGGACGGCGTGGACGACGTGCTCGCCGAGGTGTTCCGGCGCTGCGCCGGCACCGAGCTCGCGGCCGTCGACCAGGCCGTACTCGCCTCGAAGCGCACGGATGCCGACGGGCCGGCTGCTCGCGCTCATCGAGACCTTCGCCACCCGCGCGCTGCGCGGCGGACGCCTCGCCTGGGCGCTGCTGGGGGAACCGGTCGGCCGGGCGATCGACGAGGAGCGCCTCGCCTACCGCCGCAGCTACGCCGACATCCTCACCGAGATCGTGGCACAGGGCGTGCGCGACGGATCGTTCGCCCCGCAGCATCCGGAGATCACCGCCGCGGGACTCGTCGGCGCGATCGGCGAGGCGCTCACCGGCCCGCTCACGCCGGTGAGCGCGGAGGAGGACGACCCGGATGCCGTCGTCGCGGCGATCTCCGAACTGTGCCTGCGCGCGGTCGGCGCGGTGCCCGAGCATCTGGGCCCGAAAGTCTGAGCCCCCGAGCCCCTGGGTCCCTGAGCCCCTGGGTCCCTGAGCCCCTGGGTCCCTGAGCCCCTGGGTCCCTGAGCCTGTCGAAGGGGCCGGCACGACGCTTCGACAGGCTCAGCGACCCAAATACGGCCGCAGACGCTTCGACAAGCTCAGCGACCCACCACTCGACCAGAGGCTCAGCGACCCACCACTCGACCGCTGAACCCCTGGGCCACCACTTGACCAGAGAAGGAATCATGAGCACGCACGAGGTCACAGGCCAGTCCCCCGCCCGCGTCGGCATCGACGAGTACGCCGCCAACGTGGCGCTGGTCGAGGGCATCACCCGGTACGACGCGGCCTGGGCGAACGAGGGGCTGCACGCCACCGGCATCCGGGTCGGCACGGCCGAGTTCCAGGCGGACGCGCGTCGCGCGAACCGCAACAAGCCGCAGCTGCACACGCACGACCGCTGGGGTCACCGCATCGACGAGGTCGAGTACGACCCGTCGTACCACCGCGTGATCACGGCCGCCGTCGCCGACGGCGCCCACACCAGCGCCTTCGCCGACCCGCGGCCCGGGGCGAACGTCGCGCGGGCGGCATCGTTCATGCTCTACGCGCAGATCGAACCCGGACACGCCTGCCCGGTGTCGATGACGCACTCGGCGGCGCCGGTGATCGCGCAGCATCCGGAACTCGCCTCGGAGTGGATGCCGCGCGTGCTGTCCCGCGAGTACTCGCCCGACCTCGTGCCCGGCAAGCGGAGCGCGCTGTTCGGCATGGCGATGACCGAGAAGCAGGGCGGATCGGATGTGCGGGCGAACACGACCGTCGCCGTGCCGATCGGCGAGGGACGGTACGAGCTGACCGGGCACAAGTGGTTCTGCTCGGCGCCGATGTCAGACGGCTTCCTCGTGCTCGCGCAGGCGCCCGGCGGGCTGTCGTGCTTCCTGCTGCCTCGGCTGCGCGAGGACGGCAGCCGCAACGAGATGCGCATCATGCGGCTCAAGGACAAACTCGGCAACGCCTCGAACGCGTCGAGCGAGGTCGAGTACGAGGGCGCGGTCGCGCACCTGCTCGGCGAGGAGGGCCGCGGGGTGCGCACCATCATCGAGATGGTCACGAACACCCGGCTGGACTGCATCCTCGGGTCGCTCGCCGGCATGCGGCAGGCGGTGGCCGAGGCGTCGTGGCACGCCCGGCACCGCGCCGCGTTCGGACGGATGCTGATCGACCAGCCCGCGATGACCGGCGTCATCGCCGACCTGCAGCTCGAGGTCGAGGGCGTGACGGCCGCCGCCCTGCGGCTGGCCCGCGCCTATGACACGGATGCCTCGGAGCAGGATGTCGCGTTCACCCGGCTGGGCACCGCGGTGATGAAGTACTGGGCCTGCAAGCGCGGTCCGGCGCACGCCGCGGAGGCGCTGGAATGCCTGGGCGGCAACGGCTACACCGAGGACTTCCCGCTCGCCATGCGGTACCGCGAGCAGCCGGTGATGGCGGTGTGGGAGGGCTCGGGCAACGTGATCGCCCTCGACGTGCTGCGTGCACTCGGCCGCGAGCCCGGCGCCTTCGAGGCGTTCGACGCCGAGGTGTCGCTCGCGCGCGGAGCGGATCCCCGCCTCGACGCGCACCTGGACCGCACCCGCGCTCTGGTGCGGGCTGTGGCATCCGATCACTCGCCCGAACTGCGCGCACGGGAGCTGGTCGGCGCTCTGGCACTGGCCCTGCAGGGATCGCTGCTCCTGCAGCACGCCCCGGCCGCCGTGGCCGACGGCTTCGTGGCATCCCGCCTGGTCGACAGCTTCGCCGGCGGTGCCCTGTTCGGCGCGCTCCCCTCTGGCGTCGACGCCGCCGCGATCGCCGCCCGCGCCTGACCCTCCTCAGCTCCGGTCTCAACGGTTGTGGGTGCTCCCGGCCGACAACCCACAACGAGTGAGACCGGAGCAGCATGAACGCCACACCACGACCGGCCGCCCTCCTGCTCCGGTCTCAACGGATGCGGGTGCAACCGCCCCAACACCCGCAACCAGTGAGACCGGAGCATCCGAAGCGCCCGGGAGTACGATGGCGAC
It encodes:
- a CDS encoding polysaccharide biosynthesis tyrosine autokinase, yielding MELRDYVRIARKNWILILVLLLAGLGGGAVYAFAQTPKYVASTQLYVSVRTEGAATGDLVQGTTFARQMVTSYVDIVNTALVLEPVIDKLGLDVSATALSKEISATAPLNTVLIDISVTNSDPERAAKIANAVAESFTDAVQGTLEKPTAEDASSPVQINVTEPATAPTAASSPNVRMLILLGGLLGLALGIGIALLRTVLDNRIHTLSDLEGITEKPVLGGIAFDPEAPKRPLIVHADPRSPRAESFRSLRTNLQFLDVEGGPRIFVISSAGPGEGKSTTTANLAIALAETGARVALIDGDLRLPRIADYMGLEGGVGLTDVLIGKMEVADALQKWGSNELYVLASGRVPPNPSELLGSAAMDQVLQPLGQYFDYVLIDAPPLLLVTDAAVIGRKTRGIILVAASGRTKKQELAGAVQALETAGVGLLGTVVTKLPTKGPDSYGYGAYTYGTTHDMDQAPIEMTGGLPRPAGTKRGAKARA
- a CDS encoding class I adenylate-forming enzyme family protein; protein product: MNLTWMLERSARTFPDKPAIVSDLGTLDYQQLLAASRRAATVFREAGVQPGDRVGVMAFNTPAFAVAAFGLWRAGAALVPINHKFTAREVAYVAAHAGLKVVVADVDLEDRVREGAPDARVLTIADDGTGEFDTLVAAAGEWDGVEVEGDAIAQVLYTSGTTSSPKGCLHTHAGLANVPAYTTAAVGLQRDDRFLIAMPIWHASPLNNWFLSMMYLGGTVVLLKEYHPVHFLQTVQQHRVTAFFGAPIAYLAPLKVLPSVGRSLADFDLSSMRLWAYGGAPMGAETVRMLQQAYGTDAFYQVYGMSEMGPVGSALYPAEQIEKAGSIGAGGMPGVDIRVVNAEGTDVTADEAGELWMRSATRMAGYLNDAAATDAVFVGDWYRTGDLARVDADGYLFIVDRLKDVVITGGENVYSPEVEEALRQHPSVADAAIVGRPHGEWGETVVAVVEASGELSLDDMRAFLADHLAKYKIPRELIVRDALPRNPSGKVMKHVLRTELAA
- a CDS encoding LCP family protein, with translation MTDLFAPEPVPTRVKRRRWPWVIVFTIVALLIAVAAAAFVYISHLSSLYDQAEKLPDSQVFPDPTTRPTVPAANPDATNILLLGSDTRGSMGKDVEDIRGQRSDTIMLVHIPSDRSGVQVTSIMRDNWVPIPGHGENKINAALAFGGVPLLVETIEDIVDVPIDHVAIVDFEGFKGLSEAVDGVTLNNAIAFSSNGHRYEQGQITVKGDDALNYVRARYPFTDGDYQRVRNQQAFVKGLVAKVISKDTLTNPARIADSVGAISKFLAVDSGLTSQVAAQLGLEMKDLRADDIQFLTSPTTGTGMIGDQSVVLPDWDGLRALSEALKNDTVPEYAATQK
- the rpsI gene encoding 30S ribosomal protein S9 — encoded protein: MAEIQDSTDFPQNFSTSTPESEVVETAAPRVLSVPGAAVGRRKQAIARVRLVPGSGVITVNGRTLEDYFPNKLHQQLITDPFTVLNLTGAYDVIARISGGGDSGQAGALRLGIARALNEIDVENNRPTLKKAGFLSRDARVIERKKAGLKKARKAPQYSKR
- the glmM gene encoding phosphoglucosamine mutase; its protein translation is MALFGTDGVRGLANGETLTAGLALTLAQATAVVLGQGRIAEARRAAGKRLTAVVARDPRISGHFLSAAVEAGLASSGVDVLDAGTLPTPAAAFLISDIDADFGVMISASHNPAPDNGIKIFARGGVKLPDVVEQRIEEAMTGPKLQPQGAEVGLVRRFSDAEDRYVLHLLGSLPHRLDGLHVVLDCANGAASGASPEAFSTAGAKVTVIGADPDGININDGVGSTHLDKLAAEVVRVGADVGIAHDGDADRCLAVDADGNIVDGDQIMAILAVSMKQRGKLKDDTLVATVMSNLGLHVAMREHGITVRQTAVGDRYVLEDMNANGFSLGGEQSGHVIMSEFATTGDGVLTGLHLVAEMARTGRSLAELASVMTVYPQVLVNVKGVDKNRVDDQAVADAVRDCEQVLGETGRVLLRASGTEPLVRVMVEAADAETARLHADRLAVVVKERLAL
- the rplM gene encoding 50S ribosomal protein L13, producing MTRTYTPKAGEAQRDWVVIDATDVVLGRLASHAAALLRGKHKPTFANHIDSGDFVIIVNADKVALTGQKLQKKIAYRHSGYPGGLKSTTYSELLEKNPVRAVEKAVRGMLPKNKLGAQQLTKLKVYVGAEHPHAAQQPTPYTLDQVAQ
- a CDS encoding endonuclease/exonuclease/phosphatase family protein — encoded protein: MRIISYNLRKHAAAHELEALVAEHTPDLLCLQEADVAALPEDIGGMTLAHATAGNRLGIALFYRPDMYRAQDVRTIGLKKSLHDRIARPAHERVVAVRLHDIDDGYEFIAASFHAAPLTALNSLRREQIRAALAELDTMGHGLPVLMVGDYNYPVFKENLGQTIREHGYMLTLSDERTYTRYRVFRGHYDFATSVGFRVDSVHTLPQGVSDHRPILVTATRATASRAH
- a CDS encoding tyrosine-protein kinase family protein — its product is MQFLHPDGTTGVFVVTSAGPGEGKSTTAANLAISIAETGRRVVLIDADLRLPRVAGLFGVEGGIGLSDVLVGRFRLNDVLQRWQRGTLFLLPSGTIPPNPAELLGSGAMDTLLKDLAAAFDVIIIDSPPVLLVTDAAVVSRFATGAIVVVAAGTTHRPRLVDAVRTIEAAGPRVLGTVITMLPPSRADRAGYGTQERTAWAQR